Genomic segment of Candidatus Methylomirabilota bacterium:
CCGGCGTGGCTGCGCGCGGTCAGACAGTTCCTCGCTTTCCTTTACTTCGTGGCCCTCGCCTACGCGCTGTCGCGAAGCGGGATATCCCTGGACGGCATCATGGCGCTCGCGGGGGGTGCCGGGGCGGCGGTCGGCTCCGCGGCCTCCGGCCCGGCCGCCGAGAGCGCTCCCCCGCTCGTCACCTGGAGCTTCGGCATCCTCGCGCTCGGGGCGGGTCTCGGGGCCCTCGGCCTGGCCATGTGGGTCGCCCTCGGCGCCCGCCTGGCCCAGTGGCGCGCGGACGGCGACGGCGGGACCATGCCGGCACCCCTCGGCACCGCCGTGGACGACAGCGCGGAGGATCTACGCTCCGACCCGGACGCGCGCCGCGCCATCGTCCGCTGCTACGTCAGGTTCGAGCGCGCGGCCGCCGACTCGGGAGTCGAGCGCAAAGCGTGGTCGACGCCGATGGAGTTCATGCGCGAGGCGCTCCGCCGCCTGCCCGTCCCGCGCACCGCGGTGCCCACGCTCACGGGGCTGTTCGAGCTGGCCAGGTTCAGCCAGCACCCTCTCGGGCCGACCGAGCGGGACCAGGCCCTGGAGGCCCTGGACGAGATCAGGACGGCGATCAGGGTGACCGACGGCGATGCCGGCGCGCGCTGAGCGGTCGCGGCGTCGCCTCGCCGGCCGCGCGATCGTCGCCGCCCTCGTCGTCCTCGCGGCCATGCCCGCCTACCTCGCGCTCTCGCCGCCGTGGCAGCCCGTGGCCGTCCGTCTGTCCTGCGCGGCGATCGTGGCCGCGGGGTGCCTCCGCGTGCTGCGCCTGGCGCGGGGTGCCATGGAGCCCGAGCCCCTCTCTCCTCTCGACACGCCGCCCCCGCCCGCCGCCGTCCCCGAGCTGGATGCGCGCTTCCTCGCGCTCCGCGACGACGTGATCCACGGCACCCGGAGCCGGCGGTACTTCGACAGGATCCTCTGGCCGCGGCTCTCCGGGCTCGCCGGCACGGATCTCCCCCGGCCCGCCGAGGGGCGGGACTACCGCCGGCGTGGACCCTCGATGAGCACCCTCGCGCGCCTCGTCACCGAGATCGAGAGAGGCGCGTGAAGCTCGACGCCGTGGCCGACCGCTGCCAGGAGGTCCTCGCCGCCCTCGGCCAGGTGATCGTCGGCAAGACGGACGTGCTCCAGCAGGTCCTGGCCGGTCTCCTCGCCAACGGCCACATCCTCATCGAGGATTACCCCGGCCTGGCCAAGACGCTCATCGCCCGGCTCGTCGCCCAGACGCTCGATCTCGGCTTCAAGCGCATCCAGTTCACGCCCGATCTATTGCCCAGCGACATCACGGGTAGCTTCCTCTTCGACCAGCGCGAGGCGCGCTTCGAGTTCCGCCGGGGTCCGATCTTCACCAACCTGCTCCTCGCCGACGAGATCAACCGGGCCACGCCCAAGACGCAGAGCGCGCTGCTGGAGGCGATGCAGGAGTCGCAGGTCACCGTGGAAGGCGAGCGCTTCCCCCTCGAGCCACCATTCCTCGTGATCGCCACCCAGAACCCCATCGAGCTGGAAGGCACGTATGCGCTGCCCGAAGCCCAGCTCGACCGCTTCCTGATGCGCCTGGCCGTGGGCTACCCGGATCCCGAGGAGGAAGTGGAGATCCTCGCCCGGCGCCGGCGCCGGCGGGAAGATCCTGTGAGCGTCGCCCCGGTGATCTCGCGCGCGGACTTGCTCGCCATGCAGGAGAGCCTGGAGGACGTCCACGTGGCGGGGGTAACCGAGCGTTACATCGTGGACCTCGTGCAGGCCACGCGCACCGACCATCGCGTGGCCCTCGGCGCCTCGCCGCGGGGGACGCTCGCCCTCCTCAAGCTCGCCCGGGCCCTCGCGGCCCTGCAGCGCCGCGACTTCGTGCTCCCCGACGACGTGAAGGCCATGGCCGTGCCCGCCCTCGCGCACCGGCTCGTGCTCAAGCCCGAGCTGTGGGCGGCGCGGGTCTCGGCGGCGCAGGTGGTGCAGGGCCTGCTCACCCAGGTGCCGGCGCCCGGCCCGGACGTCCGATGACGGGCCGGGTGACGCCACTCGGCCTCTCCGTCCTCGCGGTGGCCGGGTGCGCGCTCTCCCTTGCCGTGCTCTCCGGGCGCCCGGAGCTGTTCGTGGCCGCCCTCCCGCTGCTCCTCGCCCTCGTCCCCCTCGCCCACCGCGGCCCCGCCCTCGATCATCGGATCGCCCACGAGGTCTCGCGCGCGCGCGTCTTGGAAGGCGAGAGCGTGACGGTGACGGTCACGGTCCAGGCACGGCTGCCCATCGCGCTCCTCGAGCTCCTGGGCCCGCTTCCCGCGGGCAGCGTCGTCGTGTCGGGGCGTCACCACGCGGCCATGACCCTGGGCGCCGGCCAGACGGGCCGGTGGAGCTACGAGGTCCGCTTCGAGGGCCGCGGCGTGCACGACATGGGCACGATCGCCGTGCGGGTGCGGGATCGCTTCGGTGTGCGCACCTGGGAGCAGCGTCATGTCGATCCGAAGCCCGTGCGCGTCTATCCGCGCATCGCGCCGCTCCGGAGTCTTCCCCGTCCCGCCCACGCGCGGGCATCGGTCGGCGACTACGTCTCGTCCGCCCTCGGCGAAGGCATCGAGCCCGGCGAGATCCGGCAGTTCGCCCCCGGCGACCGGATCAAACAGGTGAACTGGCGCGCCTCGCTGCGGCTGGGGAAGCTCTATGTCACCCAGCATCAGCGCGAGCGCAATGCCGACGTCGTCCTCATGCTCGACACCCTGGCCGAGGTGGGTCGGGCGCCTGAGACCACCCTCGACTGGAGCGTTCGGGCCGGGGCCTCGCTGGCCACCGCGTATCTGGCGCGAAAGGATCGCGTCGGCCTCATCAACTACGGCGGGCTGATCCACTGGGTCAAGCCTGGGTCGGGGCGAGCGCAATACGAGCGGCTCGCCGACGCCCTGGCGCGGGCCGAGGTCGTCTTCACCTACGTCGCGAAGGATCTCGCCGTGGTGCCGCCGCGGGTGCTGCCTCCCCAGGCCGTCGTCATCGCGCTCACGCCGCTGCTCGACCCGCGCTTCACCCGGGCCGCTCTCGACCTGGCGGCCCGCGGCTTCGACCTCGTCGTGCTTGTCGTCTCCCCGGTCGAGGTCACACGCAGGACGCTCGCGCCGTCGCCGACCATCGACCTCGCCTGCCGACTCTGGACGCTCGAGCGCCGCGCGCGGCTCGCCGAGCTCCACCGGCAGGGTGTGGCCGTCCTCGAGTGGTCTCCACCGGAGCCGCTCGAGCTGGCGCTGGCCGCGGCCCGACGCCGACGACCTCGCCTCGTGGCCGCGGGATGATCCGCCTTCTCGGCGCCGCTGTCGCCGTCGTCCTGTCGGCCGCGCCGGTCCTGATCATGCCGGTACAGGCCGTGGCCGTGATCGCGCTCGTGGGACTGCTCCTGGCCACGGTGGGAGTCGCCGCGTTCTGGCGGTGGCCGGTCACGGCCGCGGCCTGCGTCTTCCTGGCCGACTACGCGGCGGCGCTCTGGGGGGCGGCCGGGCCCGTGAACGTCGCCGGCGCCGCGGGATTCGGCCTCGCGCTCCTGTTCATGCTCGAGTCGGCGGACCTGGCCCGCCGCGTTCGCCGGGCCGCCGTCGACGGCGCGGTCATCCGCTCGCATCTCGGCCGCTGGAGCGGCTTCGGCGCCGCCACGCTGGGGTCGGCCGCCCTCGCCGTGGCGCTGGCGAGCGCCCTCGCCACGCCCATACCAGCCGCCATCGCCCCCCTCCTCGCGGCCGGCGGCGCCCTCGGTGTCATCACGACCATCGCCGTCATCATCACGCGCGTCACCTTGAACCGTCGCTCGGCAGGTCGCTGACCTCGGCACGCCGATAGAGCGCCACGGGTGGGCAACCCGGACCTCGAGGGACCGCGCGCGGCGCCGGCGGGAGATCCCGACGGAGATCAGAGCGCGAGGTCGCCCAGGAAGATGCGCCTGACCTCCGCGGACTGGAGCAGCTCCCCCGATGGTCCGCTCAGGATGGTCCGGCCCGATTCCAGGACATAACCACGGTCGGCGAGCCGCAGGGCCAGCTCCACGTTCTGCTCGATGAAGACGATGGTGATGCCCTGCTCGTCCCGGATGCGCCGCATGAGCCCGGCGATCTGCTGTACCACCAGGGGGGCCAGGCCCAGGAAGGGCT
This window contains:
- a CDS encoding DUF4129 domain-containing protein, giving the protein MVSSVAPLFTGVSLAACFVIGLAAAIRMAGPIVGLDHATGVIRLPTEVTATIVSLFALAAIVFVAHVLRRAWSRRHAEDAEAAGTFEPLRIPAWLRAVRQFLAFLYFVALAYALSRSGISLDGIMALAGGAGAAVGSAASGPAAESAPPLVTWSFGILALGAGLGALGLAMWVALGARLAQWRADGDGGTMPAPLGTAVDDSAEDLRSDPDARRAIVRCYVRFERAAADSGVERKAWSTPMEFMREALRRLPVPRTAVPTLTGLFELARFSQHPLGPTERDQALEALDEIRTAIRVTDGDAGAR
- a CDS encoding MoxR family ATPase, with translation MKLDAVADRCQEVLAALGQVIVGKTDVLQQVLAGLLANGHILIEDYPGLAKTLIARLVAQTLDLGFKRIQFTPDLLPSDITGSFLFDQREARFEFRRGPIFTNLLLADEINRATPKTQSALLEAMQESQVTVEGERFPLEPPFLVIATQNPIELEGTYALPEAQLDRFLMRLAVGYPDPEEEVEILARRRRRREDPVSVAPVISRADLLAMQESLEDVHVAGVTERYIVDLVQATRTDHRVALGASPRGTLALLKLARALAALQRRDFVLPDDVKAMAVPALAHRLVLKPELWAARVSAAQVVQGLLTQVPAPGPDVR
- a CDS encoding DUF58 domain-containing protein, giving the protein MTPLGLSVLAVAGCALSLAVLSGRPELFVAALPLLLALVPLAHRGPALDHRIAHEVSRARVLEGESVTVTVTVQARLPIALLELLGPLPAGSVVVSGRHHAAMTLGAGQTGRWSYEVRFEGRGVHDMGTIAVRVRDRFGVRTWEQRHVDPKPVRVYPRIAPLRSLPRPAHARASVGDYVSSALGEGIEPGEIRQFAPGDRIKQVNWRASLRLGKLYVTQHQRERNADVVLMLDTLAEVGRAPETTLDWSVRAGASLATAYLARKDRVGLINYGGLIHWVKPGSGRAQYERLADALARAEVVFTYVAKDLAVVPPRVLPPQAVVIALTPLLDPRFTRAALDLAARGFDLVVLVVSPVEVTRRTLAPSPTIDLACRLWTLERRARLAELHRQGVAVLEWSPPEPLELALAAARRRRPRLVAAG